A region from the Ichthyobacterium seriolicida genome encodes:
- the lipB gene encoding lipoyl(octanoyl) transferase LipB, with the protein MNNRKVILEDLGYLEYQKALEIQKNIFDEILNQKLSNRKLPEDKQIITQNHLLFVEHPHVYTIGKTGNMDNLLLRENLLEREGITLYKTDRGGDITYHGPGQIVGYPILNLDYFFTDLHKYLRFLEEVIIKAISHYGLSGHRSKDGTGVWLDVDKPSTRKICAIGIRSSRWTVMHGFALNANTDLDFFRHIFPCGIRDRQVTSLEKELGYKVDTEELKKNIISNAFAEVFKAEIIRK; encoded by the coding sequence GTGAATAATAGAAAAGTTATACTAGAAGACTTAGGTTATTTAGAATACCAAAAAGCCCTTGAGATTCAAAAAAATATTTTCGATGAAATATTAAATCAAAAATTATCAAATAGAAAACTGCCTGAAGACAAACAGATAATAACACAAAATCACTTGCTCTTTGTGGAGCATCCCCATGTATACACCATAGGTAAAACTGGTAATATGGATAATCTCCTTTTAAGAGAAAACCTTTTAGAGAGAGAGGGGATCACTCTATACAAGACAGATAGAGGAGGAGATATTACCTATCACGGACCTGGTCAAATAGTTGGATATCCCATACTGAACTTAGATTATTTCTTTACAGATTTACACAAGTATTTGAGATTTTTAGAAGAAGTAATAATAAAAGCTATATCACATTACGGATTATCAGGCCATCGTTCCAAAGATGGAACAGGAGTTTGGTTAGATGTAGATAAGCCATCTACAAGAAAAATATGTGCTATAGGAATACGCTCATCTCGATGGACAGTCATGCATGGCTTTGCATTAAATGCCAATACGGATTTAGATTTTTTCAGGCATATCTTTCCTTGTGGGATAAGAGATAGACAAGTGACTTCTTTAGAAAAAGAATTAGGGTATAAAGTAGATACAGAAGAGCTCAAAAAAAACATAATTTCAAATGCTTTCGCTGAGGTTTTTAAAGCAGAAATAATCCGAAAATAG